Proteins from one Podospora pseudocomata strain CBS 415.72m chromosome 4, whole genome shotgun sequence genomic window:
- a CDS encoding hypothetical protein (EggNog:ENOG503PE6F): protein MASTDNGKRSSESADSDHASTFLPTSAAFIGYRPFPSIMNLHSNFSGVVSALKTVKLCGASEDGFLYLVEAHFGFTPRGSLHFEPGYYLRNGTSLKSPILAATGD, encoded by the coding sequence ATGGCCAGCACAGATAATGGAAAACGCTCATCTGAGAGCGCTGACTCCGACCATGCATCGACGTTTCTCCCTACCAGTGCCGCCTTCATCGGATACCGCCCCTTTCCATCCATAATGAACCTCCACAGCAATTTCTCAGGAGTAGTCAGCGCGCTAAAGACAGTCAAGCTCTGCGGTGCCAGCGAAGACGGCTTTCTCTACCTCGTCGAGGCACACTTCGGCTTCACTCCCCGCGGCTCCCTTCACTTCGAACCCGGTTACTACCTCCGCAACGGAACCAGCCTCAAGAGCCCCATACTCGCTGCCACGGGGGATTAG
- a CDS encoding hypothetical protein (COG:S; EggNog:ENOG503NWA6), translating to MDSTEQIYAQVREHYSSASRTAAPKYGESVAKSFGYSEDELSNIPEDANLGLSCGNPLAITSLKEGETVIDLGSGAGFDIFLAATKIGSSGRAIGVDINDEMLARAEKIKASRGSSVSNVTFIKGNITSVPLPDVTADLIISNCVINLVPYEEKNLVFKEMYRLLKPGGRVAVSDILAKKPLPDQLRKDVAMYVGCIAGAAEVADYQNWFREAGFKDSVITDTQADLNVYLDTNEDGTKKSGDCCGPVAAVSACDGGDEAKKATPSCSSATTDSSDVGRSDLNEFVGSYKIFAVKD from the exons ATGGATTCAACCGAGCAGATCTACGCCCAAGTCCGGGAGCACTACAGCAGTGCCTCTCGAACGGCGGCCCCAAAGTACGGAGAGAGTGTGGCCAAGTCATTCGGATACAGCGAGGACGAGTTATCCAACATCCCCGAAGACGCCAACCTGGGTCTCAGTTGCGGCAATCCACTTGCCATTACCAGCCTCAAAGAGGGCGAGACGGTCATCGACCTAGGCAGCGGTGCAGGCTTCgacatcttcctcgccgcgACAAAGATTGGTTCTAGTGGAAGAGCCATTGGCGTAGACATCAATGAT GAAATGCTCGCCCGCGCCGAAAAGATCAAGGCCTCCCGCGGCAGCTCGGTTTCCAACGTCACCTTCATCAAAGGCAATATCACCTCTGTCCCTCTCCCAGACGTTACTGCCGACCTCATCATCTCAAACTGCGTGATCAACCTGGTCCCATACGAAGAGAAGAATCTTGTCTTCAAGGAGATGTACCGTCTTCTGAAGCCCGGTGGAAGGGTTGCCGTGTCGGACATTCTTGCCAAGAAGCCCCTGCCGGATCAGCTGAGAAAGGATGTTGCCATGTACGTTGGATGTATTGCCGGTGCCGCCGAGGTTGCCGACTATCAGAACTGGTTCAGGGAGGCGGGGTTCAAAGACTCGGTCATCACGGATACACAGGCCGATCTGAATGTCTATTTGGACACCAACGAGGATGGGACCAAAAAGTCTGGGGACTGTTGTGGACCTGTTGCCGCTGTTTCTGCTTgcgatggtggggatgaggCCAAGAAAGCGACgccatcttgttcttctgcCACTACCGATAGCAGTGATGTGGGGAGGTCAGATCTCAATGAGTTCGTCG GATCTTATAAGATCTTCGCTGTCAAAGACTAA